A DNA window from Actinomadura luzonensis contains the following coding sequences:
- a CDS encoding molybdopterin-dependent oxidoreductase — MEESRLPPGQYVPRGRPVIHYGRVPRFKPETWDFRVFGATASGEEHRFTWNEFEALPRTTRIADFHCVTKFSLMANEWRGVAPATLMAAAPPDPGVRHVMIWAEYGYSANLRMSDFAAPDTLFATELDEKPLSPERGHPVRIVVPHLYAWKSVKWVRAVEYLLEDRRGFWEERGYHNVADPWREQRYSYQEEPGEGPP; from the coding sequence GTGGAGGAGTCGCGCCTGCCTCCAGGCCAGTACGTCCCGCGCGGCCGACCCGTGATCCACTACGGCCGGGTGCCGCGGTTCAAGCCGGAGACCTGGGACTTCCGCGTGTTCGGCGCCACCGCCTCGGGCGAGGAGCACCGCTTCACCTGGAACGAGTTCGAGGCGCTGCCCCGCACCACGCGCATCGCCGACTTCCACTGCGTCACCAAGTTCTCCCTGATGGCCAACGAGTGGCGCGGCGTCGCCCCGGCGACCCTGATGGCGGCCGCCCCGCCCGACCCCGGCGTGCGGCACGTCATGATCTGGGCCGAGTACGGCTACAGCGCCAACCTGCGCATGTCCGACTTCGCGGCCCCCGACACGCTGTTCGCCACCGAGCTGGACGAGAAGCCGCTCAGCCCCGAGCGCGGCCACCCGGTCCGCATCGTGGTTCCCCACCTGTACGCGTGGAAGAGCGTCAAGTGGGTGCGCGCCGTCGAGTACCTCCTGGAGGACCGCCGCGGCTTCTGGGAGGAGCGCGGCTACCACAACGTCGCCGACCCCTGGCGCGAGCAGCGCTACTCCTACCAGGAAGAACCCGGCGAAGGGCCGCCCTGA
- a CDS encoding sensor histidine kinase, which translates to MLTCAALCCLAGLTGLAAGLVGGAAGGRPRARRTPAGALPEGRGGLSEGRGGLSEGRGGLSEGRGRPAEGRRADEATYAALHLAAMAAPALRAGLDRDSARKAVRHLRALLGTRAVAITSTEAALAWDGPCTDDVLTYARAALAAGRAQVFAGEPHGAVVVPLTVDGTVVGALAAFDDELSAALVRTVTEVAGWVSGQLELAELDASRRRALEAEMRALRAQISPHFVYNALTTIASFVRTDPRRARELLLDFADFSRYALRRAHDFTTLADELTCVDRYLLLERARFGDKLRFSMQVAPEVLPVPVPFLCLQPLVENAIKHGMRGRRGGGEVRVVVRDAGPEAHITVEDDGAGMDPECARRMLDEDPAREGSGIGLANVDLRMRQIYGDSYGLVVETALGAGTKVRLRVPKARLSSL; encoded by the coding sequence ATGCTGACCTGCGCGGCTCTGTGCTGCCTGGCGGGCCTGACCGGTCTCGCCGCCGGTCTCGTCGGCGGCGCCGCCGGCGGCCGCCCGCGTGCCCGCAGGACGCCCGCCGGCGCCCTGCCGGAGGGCCGGGGCGGGCTGTCCGAGGGCCGGGGCGGGCTGTCCGAGGGCCGGGGCGGGCTGTCCGAGGGCCGGGGCCGGCCGGCCGAGGGCCGGCGGGCGGACGAGGCCACGTATGCCGCGCTGCACCTGGCCGCGATGGCCGCCCCCGCCCTGCGCGCCGGGCTCGACCGCGACTCCGCCCGCAAGGCCGTCCGTCACCTGCGCGCCCTGCTCGGCACCCGGGCCGTCGCCATCACCTCGACCGAGGCCGCGCTGGCCTGGGACGGCCCCTGCACCGACGACGTGCTCACCTACGCCCGCGCCGCGCTGGCCGCCGGCCGGGCCCAGGTGTTCGCGGGCGAGCCGCACGGCGCCGTCGTCGTGCCGCTCACCGTGGACGGCACGGTCGTCGGCGCGCTCGCCGCCTTCGACGACGAGCTGAGCGCCGCGCTCGTGCGCACCGTCACCGAGGTCGCCGGCTGGGTGTCGGGCCAGCTCGAACTGGCCGAGCTCGACGCCTCCCGCCGCCGGGCCCTGGAGGCCGAGATGCGCGCGCTGCGCGCCCAGATCTCGCCCCACTTCGTCTACAACGCGCTCACCACGATCGCCTCGTTCGTGCGCACCGACCCCCGGCGCGCCCGCGAGCTGCTGCTCGACTTCGCCGACTTCTCCCGGTACGCGCTGCGCCGCGCCCACGACTTCACCACCCTCGCCGACGAGCTGACCTGCGTCGACCGCTACCTGCTGCTCGAACGCGCCCGCTTCGGCGACAAGCTGCGCTTCAGCATGCAGGTCGCGCCGGAGGTGCTGCCCGTGCCGGTGCCGTTCCTGTGCCTCCAGCCGCTCGTGGAGAACGCGATCAAGCACGGCATGCGCGGCCGGCGCGGCGGCGGCGAGGTGCGCGTCGTGGTGCGCGACGCCGGCCCGGAGGCGCACATCACGGTCGAGGACGACGGCGCCGGCATGGACCCCGAGTGCGCCCGCCGCATGCTCGACGAGGACCCGGCCCGCGAGGGCAGCGGCATCGGCCTGGCCAACGTCGACCTGCGGATGCGCCAGATCTACGGCGACTCCTACGGCCTGGTGGTGGAGACCGCGCTCGGCGCCGGCACCAAGGTGCGGCTGCGGGTGCCGAAGGCGCGCCTTAGCTCCTTGTAG
- a CDS encoding LytR/AlgR family response regulator transcription factor, protein MLRVLAVDDEVPALEELAYLLRQDDRIEHVSTAADGVTALQDMVQMIGGGERLDGVFLDIRMPGLDGLDLARLVGGFPSPPRLVFVTAHEECAVQAFELEAVDYLLKPVRAERLSEAVRRLEAATAPPADPAQDDVIPVELGGRTRFVPQQAVRYAEAKGDYVRLHTVDGSYLVRMSLAALERRWSEAGFLRIHRSTLVSARHVSEMRFDGGRVTLTVGGEALPVSRRHSRQVREQLVRQHSRVLP, encoded by the coding sequence ATGCTGAGAGTGCTGGCGGTTGACGACGAGGTGCCCGCCCTGGAGGAGCTGGCCTACCTGCTGCGCCAGGACGACCGCATCGAGCACGTCTCGACCGCGGCCGACGGCGTCACCGCGCTGCAGGACATGGTCCAGATGATCGGCGGCGGCGAACGGCTCGACGGGGTGTTCCTCGACATCCGCATGCCCGGGCTCGACGGGCTCGACCTGGCCCGGCTCGTCGGCGGCTTCCCCAGCCCGCCCCGGCTCGTCTTCGTCACCGCCCACGAGGAGTGCGCGGTGCAGGCGTTCGAGCTGGAGGCGGTCGACTACCTGCTCAAGCCGGTGCGGGCCGAGCGGCTGTCGGAGGCCGTACGCCGCCTGGAGGCCGCCACCGCGCCGCCCGCCGACCCCGCCCAGGACGACGTGATCCCGGTCGAGCTGGGCGGGCGCACCCGGTTCGTGCCGCAGCAGGCCGTCCGCTACGCCGAGGCCAAGGGCGACTACGTGCGCCTGCACACCGTCGACGGCAGCTACCTCGTGCGCATGTCCCTGGCGGCGCTGGAGCGGCGCTGGTCGGAGGCCGGGTTCCTGCGCATCCACCGCAGCACGCTGGTGTCGGCGCGGCACGTCAGCGAGATGCGCTTCGACGGCGGGCGGGTCACGCTCACCGTCGGCGGCGAGGCGCTGCCGGTCAGCCGGCGGCACAGCCGGCAGGTGCGCGAGCAGCTCGTCCGCCAGCACAGCAGAGTGCTGCCGTGA
- a CDS encoding sodium:solute symporter family transporter — protein MLTGVAFVVVLCVAAAAARPRRSRRAADFHAAATPVPPWWNGAAITSEITSAAACLGIAGLIATRGGPMVWYPVGAAAGFVVLLALVAAPLRRSGTYTLPGFAEWRLGSAAVRRAATGLVLVVGLALMVAQLHAAGVVVRLLTGLPSWPGWAAVAVAALAVAFAGGAGSVTSVQASQFWLKLAVFAGVGAVCWWTAGTRPLVGFEGGYRPGVPGLAGAGDPSLPGVLAVLPACALGVVGLPNVIVRLYTSRDAGGARRSILATQVLLAVFCVVPALYGVLGRAQAARGRADEVVLLLPARMLPGAAGQALTALLAAGAFAAFLATTGGVLVAVGGAVSSCARRPGVTTFRLAVTAVLLAALVVTALTGPRASVALVLLGFSLSAATLCPLLVLGIWWPRLTDAGVLAGFAVGGGVTAALVCRVGVNLGVNLGVLTSHPAPLAVPAGFAAMVMISLVTPRRVPRGVGRMMARMHVPEHRASPLGYRSSPPDDRSS, from the coding sequence GTGCTGACCGGGGTCGCGTTCGTCGTGGTGTTGTGCGTGGCGGCCGCGGCCGCGCGGCCCCGCCGGAGCCGGCGCGCCGCCGACTTCCACGCCGCCGCCACCCCCGTGCCGCCCTGGTGGAACGGCGCCGCGATCACCTCGGAGATCACCTCGGCCGCCGCCTGCCTGGGCATCGCCGGCCTCATCGCCACCCGGGGCGGCCCCATGGTGTGGTACCCGGTGGGCGCGGCGGCCGGGTTCGTCGTCCTCCTGGCGCTCGTGGCCGCGCCGCTGCGCCGGTCGGGGACGTACACGCTGCCCGGCTTCGCCGAGTGGCGGCTCGGCTCGGCGGCGGTGCGCCGCGCCGCCACCGGGCTGGTCCTGGTCGTCGGGCTGGCGCTGATGGTGGCGCAGCTCCACGCGGCCGGGGTGGTGGTGCGGCTGCTGACCGGGCTGCCGTCCTGGCCGGGGTGGGCGGCGGTCGCGGTGGCGGCGCTGGCGGTGGCGTTCGCGGGCGGGGCGGGCAGCGTGACGAGCGTGCAGGCCTCGCAGTTCTGGCTGAAGCTGGCGGTCTTCGCCGGCGTGGGGGCGGTCTGCTGGTGGACGGCGGGCACCCGGCCGCTCGTCGGGTTCGAGGGCGGCTACCGGCCGGGCGTGCCGGGCCTGGCCGGCGCGGGCGACCCGTCCCTGCCGGGCGTGCTGGCCGTGCTGCCGGCCTGCGCGCTCGGCGTCGTGGGGCTGCCCAACGTGATCGTGCGCCTCTACACCAGCAGGGACGCGGGCGGCGCCCGGCGCTCGATCCTGGCCACGCAGGTGCTGCTGGCGGTGTTCTGCGTCGTCCCGGCGCTGTACGGCGTCCTGGGGCGCGCCCAGGCCGCCAGGGGCCGCGCGGACGAGGTGGTGCTCCTGCTGCCCGCCAGGATGCTGCCAGGGGCCGCGGGGCAGGCGCTCACGGCGTTGCTGGCGGCCGGGGCGTTCGCGGCCTTCCTGGCGACCACGGGAGGCGTCCTGGTGGCGGTCGGGGGAGCGGTGTCGTCGTGCGCGCGGCGGCCGGGGGTGACGACGTTCCGGCTCGCCGTGACGGCGGTGCTGCTGGCCGCGCTGGTGGTGACCGCCCTGACCGGGCCGCGCGCCTCGGTGGCGCTGGTGCTGCTCGGCTTCAGCCTGTCGGCGGCGACGCTCTGCCCGCTGCTGGTGCTGGGCATCTGGTGGCCGCGGCTGACGGACGCCGGGGTGCTGGCCGGGTTCGCGGTGGGAGGGGGCGTGACGGCGGCGCTCGTGTGCCGGGTGGGCGTGAACCTGGGTGTGAACCTGGGTGTGCTCACGTCCCATCCCGCGCCGCTCGCGGTGCCCGCCGGGTTCGCTGCGATGGTGATGATTTCCCTGGTCACGCCGCGTAGGGTGCCGCGCGGAGTGGGCCGGATGATGGCCCGGATGCATGTGCCCGAGCATCGCGCGAGCCCCCTGGGCTACCGCTCGTCGCCCCCGGACGACCGCTCGTCGTAA
- a CDS encoding deoxyribonuclease IV, translating to MSPTSLIGGHVFVTGGLATGGLKSMAEIGAEMIQVFVTNPRGWALNDGRPDQDAKLAESGVQTFIHTPYLVNFGSPSPETLANSIAVVRHTLRRGVEIGAEGVVVHTGSAVSQSREDALRQLHDNLLPLLEEIPDGGPDLLLEPMAGQGAMLCATVQDLEPYLAALEWHPRACVCLDTCHAFAAGHDLAAPGGVAETFDELHRVAPGRLKLIHANDSKDVCGSKKDRHENIGAGHIGAEPFAEIMRHPAAAGVPVCIETPGKAPKHAEDIALLKKLRDTL from the coding sequence ATGAGCCCAACATCCCTGATCGGCGGACACGTGTTCGTCACGGGCGGCCTGGCGACGGGCGGCCTCAAGTCCATGGCCGAGATCGGCGCCGAGATGATCCAGGTCTTCGTCACCAACCCGCGCGGCTGGGCGCTCAACGACGGCAGGCCCGACCAGGACGCCAAGCTGGCCGAGTCGGGGGTGCAGACCTTCATCCACACGCCCTACCTCGTCAACTTCGGCTCGCCGAGCCCCGAGACGCTGGCCAACTCGATCGCGGTGGTCCGCCACACGCTGCGGCGCGGCGTCGAGATCGGGGCCGAGGGCGTCGTGGTGCACACCGGCTCGGCGGTGTCGCAGTCGCGCGAGGACGCCCTGCGCCAGCTCCACGACAACCTGCTGCCGCTGCTGGAGGAGATCCCGGACGGCGGCCCCGACCTGCTGCTGGAGCCGATGGCGGGGCAGGGCGCGATGTTGTGCGCGACCGTCCAGGACCTGGAGCCCTACCTCGCGGCGCTGGAGTGGCACCCGCGCGCCTGCGTCTGCCTCGACACCTGCCACGCCTTCGCCGCCGGCCACGACCTCGCCGCTCCTGGCGGGGTGGCCGAGACGTTCGACGAGCTGCACCGCGTCGCGCCCGGCCGGCTCAAGCTGATCCACGCCAACGACTCCAAGGACGTCTGCGGCTCGAAGAAGGACCGGCACGAGAACATCGGCGCGGGCCACATCGGCGCGGAGCCGTTCGCCGAGATCATGCGGCATCCTGCGGCGGCGGGCGTGCCCGTCTGCATCGAGACGCCGGGCAAGGCCCCGAAGCACGCCGAGGACATCGCCCTGCTGAAGAAGCTGCGCGACACCCTCTGA
- the uraD gene encoding 2-oxo-4-hydroxy-4-carboxy-5-ureidoimidazoline decarboxylase, whose amino-acid sequence MPATSTALAAFNAASPGEAEKELLACCASTAFAARVAAGRPYGDLPELMAAAGAAIAELGWPGVLEALAAHPRIGERPGGTGREAAWSRQEQSGVEDGLRAALAEGNRAYEARFGHVYLVCASGLGGAELLARLRERLGNDERRERAAVREELAKITRLRLVKLLGGEG is encoded by the coding sequence ATGCCCGCGACGTCCACCGCGCTCGCCGCCTTCAACGCCGCCTCGCCGGGCGAGGCCGAGAAGGAGCTGCTCGCCTGCTGCGCCTCCACGGCGTTCGCGGCGCGGGTGGCGGCCGGCCGCCCGTACGGCGACCTCCCCGAGCTGATGGCCGCGGCCGGGGCGGCGATCGCGGAGCTCGGCTGGCCCGGCGTGCTGGAGGCGCTGGCCGCGCACCCCCGCATCGGGGAGCGGCCCGGCGGCACGGGACGGGAGGCGGCGTGGTCGCGGCAGGAGCAGTCCGGCGTCGAGGACGGCCTGCGTGCCGCCCTGGCCGAGGGCAACCGCGCCTACGAGGCCCGCTTCGGCCACGTCTACCTGGTGTGCGCCAGCGGGCTCGGCGGCGCCGAGCTGCTGGCCCGGCTGCGCGAGCGGCTGGGCAACGACGAGCGGCGCGAACGGGCGGCGGTCCGCGAGGAACTGGCCAAGATCACCAGGCTGCGGCTGGTCAAGCTGCTGGGAGGAGAGGGATGA
- the uraH gene encoding hydroxyisourate hydrolase — MSFSTHVLDAVAGRPAAGVRVRLEDDAGMVLAEGRTDGDGRIKGWDTAGAGVRRVVFDTGGYLRDTFYPEVVIAFTVTDPARHHHVPLLLSPYAYSTYRGS; from the coding sequence ATGAGCTTCTCGACGCACGTGCTCGACGCCGTCGCCGGCCGCCCGGCCGCGGGCGTGCGGGTGCGGCTGGAGGACGACGCCGGGATGGTCCTGGCCGAGGGACGCACCGACGGCGACGGCCGGATCAAGGGCTGGGACACCGCGGGCGCCGGGGTGCGCCGCGTCGTTTTCGACACCGGCGGCTACCTCCGCGACACCTTCTACCCCGAGGTCGTCATCGCCTTCACCGTCACCGACCCGGCCCGGCACCACCACGTGCCGCTGCTGCTCAGCCCGTACGCCTACTCCACCTACCGAGGAAGCTGA
- the pucL gene encoding factor-independent urate hydroxylase, whose product MTVKLGPNRYGKADVRLVRVVRDGPVHHLKDLNVGTALSGAMEAVHLTGDNAAVLPTDSQKNTVHAFARKHGVGEIEEFALLLARHFVTSQPAVHHARVEVEEYAWRRGGPHSFVRDGGEVRTCVVHHDRDGRSTVVSGLKDLVLLNTTGSEFRGFAADEYTTLKPTRDRVLATEVRARWRHAGETADHGTSYERARGALLEAFAGTHSLSLQQTLYAMGERVLTSCPEICEVRLSLPNKHHFLVDLSPFGLDNDNEVYHAADRPYGLIEGGVLREDAPDAGFAWE is encoded by the coding sequence ATGACCGTCAAGCTCGGCCCCAACCGCTACGGCAAGGCGGACGTCCGGCTGGTCCGGGTCGTCCGTGACGGGCCCGTCCACCACCTCAAGGACCTCAATGTCGGCACCGCGCTGTCCGGCGCGATGGAGGCCGTGCACCTGACCGGCGACAACGCGGCCGTCCTGCCGACCGACAGCCAGAAGAACACCGTCCACGCCTTCGCCCGCAAGCACGGCGTCGGCGAGATCGAGGAGTTCGCGCTGCTGCTGGCCCGGCACTTCGTCACCTCCCAGCCGGCCGTGCACCACGCGCGGGTGGAGGTCGAGGAGTACGCCTGGCGCCGCGGCGGGCCGCACTCGTTCGTGCGCGACGGCGGCGAGGTGCGCACCTGCGTCGTCCACCACGACCGGGACGGCCGCAGCACGGTCGTGTCCGGGCTGAAGGACCTGGTGCTGCTCAACACCACCGGCTCGGAGTTCCGCGGCTTCGCGGCGGACGAGTACACCACGCTCAAGCCCACCAGGGACCGCGTCCTCGCCACCGAGGTGCGGGCCCGGTGGCGGCACGCGGGCGAGACCGCCGACCACGGGACGTCGTACGAGCGGGCGCGCGGCGCCCTGCTGGAGGCGTTCGCGGGCACCCACAGCCTCTCGCTCCAGCAGACCCTGTACGCCATGGGGGAGCGCGTCCTGACCTCCTGCCCCGAGATCTGCGAGGTCCGGCTCTCGCTGCCGAACAAGCACCACTTCCTCGTGGACCTGTCGCCGTTCGGGCTGGACAACGACAACGAGGTCTACCACGCCGCCGACCGCCCGTACGGGCTGATCGAGGGCGGCGTGCTGCGCGAGGACGCGCCCGACGCCGGATTCGCCTGGGAGTGA
- a CDS encoding FAD binding domain-containing protein — MDFLRPTTWAEALAAKADRPEAVPLQGGTDVMVEINFAVRRPPALLDLTRVAELRAWSVADGVCRIGAGVPYRVVVEELGALAPGLAQAARTVGSPQIRNRGTVGGNLGAASPAGDSHPPLLAAEAVVEAESRDGGVRLIPAAGFYRGVKRSALRPDELIRAVRVPVAAGPQYFSKVGTRNAMVIAVCSFAIALDPARQRIGTGIGSAAPTPRRAEAAEELLARELDWDAAAPDASLVKRFGRLCAEAAAPIDDVRGTAAYRLHAVEIMARRTLTWAWSDHIGRRAA; from the coding sequence ATGGACTTCCTGCGGCCCACGACGTGGGCGGAGGCGCTGGCCGCCAAGGCGGACCGGCCGGAGGCGGTGCCCCTCCAGGGCGGTACCGACGTCATGGTGGAGATCAACTTCGCCGTGCGCAGGCCGCCGGCGCTGCTGGACCTGACGCGGGTGGCCGAGCTGCGCGCGTGGTCGGTCGCGGACGGCGTGTGCCGGATCGGGGCCGGGGTGCCGTACCGGGTGGTCGTCGAGGAGCTGGGCGCTCTCGCGCCGGGGCTGGCGCAGGCCGCCAGGACCGTCGGCTCGCCGCAGATCCGCAACCGCGGCACGGTCGGCGGCAACCTCGGCGCGGCCTCGCCCGCCGGTGACAGCCACCCGCCGCTGCTGGCCGCCGAGGCGGTGGTCGAGGCCGAGTCGCGCGACGGCGGCGTGCGGCTGATCCCGGCCGCCGGGTTCTACCGCGGCGTCAAGCGCAGCGCCCTGCGGCCGGACGAGCTGATCAGGGCCGTACGGGTGCCGGTCGCGGCAGGGCCGCAGTACTTCTCCAAGGTCGGCACCCGCAACGCCATGGTGATCGCGGTGTGCTCGTTCGCGATCGCGCTGGACCCCGCGCGGCAGCGGATCGGCACCGGCATCGGCTCGGCCGCCCCCACCCCGCGCCGCGCCGAGGCGGCCGAGGAGCTGCTGGCCCGCGAGCTCGACTGGGACGCGGCCGCGCCGGACGCGTCGCTGGTCAAGCGGTTCGGCCGGCTGTGCGCCGAGGCCGCCGCGCCCATCGACGACGTGCGCGGCACCGCCGCCTACCGGCTGCACGCCGTCGAGATCATGGCCCGCCGGACGCTGACCTGGGCCTGGAGCGACCACATCGGAAGGAGGGCGGCCTGA
- a CDS encoding (2Fe-2S)-binding protein, whose protein sequence is MRVTFTVNGREHCADGVWEGESLLYVLRERLGLPGSKNACEQGECGSCTVYLDGEPVCSCLVAAGQAEGRQVRTVEGLAEGDRLDPVQEAFAECGAVQCGFCTPGLLVQAHDLLGRVPEPSDAEIREALAGNLCRCTGYEKILDAVRLAAARKAAAR, encoded by the coding sequence ATGCGCGTCACGTTCACCGTCAACGGCCGCGAGCACTGCGCCGACGGCGTGTGGGAGGGCGAGAGCCTGCTGTACGTGCTGCGGGAACGGCTCGGCCTGCCCGGCTCGAAGAACGCCTGCGAGCAGGGCGAGTGCGGCTCGTGCACGGTCTACCTGGACGGCGAGCCGGTCTGCTCCTGCCTGGTCGCCGCCGGGCAGGCCGAGGGCCGGCAGGTGCGCACCGTGGAGGGCCTGGCCGAGGGGGACAGGCTCGACCCGGTGCAGGAGGCGTTCGCCGAGTGCGGGGCCGTGCAGTGCGGCTTCTGCACGCCCGGCCTGCTCGTGCAGGCCCACGACCTGCTGGGACGCGTCCCCGAGCCGTCCGACGCGGAGATCCGCGAGGCGCTGGCCGGCAACCTGTGCCGCTGCACCGGCTACGAGAAGATCCTCGACGCGGTGCGCCTGGCCGCCGCGCGGAAGGCGGCGGCCCGATGA
- a CDS encoding 8-oxoguanine deaminase, translating into MSLVIENVHLAPVAGPEIPSGWLLVEGDRIAALGEGPAPGAPGAERLDGSGCLATPGLVNTHHHLYQWASQGLAQDATLFEWLVALYRVWAAMDAEIVRGAAGAGLGWLALSGCTTSSDHHYLFPKGRGDLFAAGVEAAREVGLRFHPARGSMDRGESRGGLPPDEVVEDLEDILAATAEAVDAYHDPSPSSMLRVAVAPCSPFSVSGELMSESAALARDKGVRLHTHLAETADEEEHCLAQLGLRPVDYLEKLGWLGPDVWLAHAVHLSDADIARLALTGTGAAHCPSSNGRLGAGIARVSEMLRRGVNVGLGVDGAASSELTPLAGEMRQALLFQRARYGPAALTARQALELATLGGARNLGRGDELGTLEAGKLADIALWRVDGPYAAAVADPVCALVFGPALPLARLLVGGRTVVADGELRTTPQDALGRAGAEARRRLLRLAGEV; encoded by the coding sequence ATGAGCCTGGTCATCGAGAACGTGCACCTCGCGCCCGTCGCCGGCCCGGAGATCCCCTCGGGCTGGCTGCTCGTCGAGGGCGACCGCATCGCGGCGCTGGGCGAGGGGCCCGCCCCCGGGGCGCCCGGCGCGGAACGCCTCGACGGCTCCGGCTGCCTGGCCACCCCCGGGCTGGTCAACACCCACCACCACCTCTACCAGTGGGCCTCGCAGGGCCTCGCGCAGGACGCCACCCTGTTCGAGTGGCTGGTGGCGCTCTACCGGGTGTGGGCGGCGATGGACGCCGAGATCGTCAGGGGCGCGGCCGGGGCCGGGCTCGGCTGGCTGGCGCTGTCCGGCTGCACCACCTCCAGCGACCACCACTACCTGTTCCCGAAGGGCCGCGGCGACCTGTTCGCGGCCGGGGTCGAGGCGGCCAGGGAGGTGGGCCTCCGCTTCCACCCGGCGCGCGGCTCGATGGACCGCGGCGAGTCGCGCGGCGGCCTGCCCCCGGACGAGGTGGTCGAGGACCTGGAGGACATCCTGGCCGCCACCGCCGAGGCCGTGGACGCCTACCACGACCCGTCGCCGTCCTCGATGCTGCGGGTCGCGGTCGCGCCGTGCTCGCCGTTCTCGGTCAGCGGCGAGCTGATGAGCGAGTCGGCCGCCCTGGCCCGCGACAAGGGCGTACGGCTGCACACGCACCTCGCCGAGACCGCCGACGAGGAGGAGCACTGCCTGGCGCAGCTCGGCCTGCGGCCGGTCGACTACCTGGAGAAGCTGGGCTGGCTCGGCCCCGACGTGTGGCTCGCGCACGCGGTGCACCTGAGCGACGCCGACATCGCCAGGCTCGCGCTCACCGGCACCGGCGCCGCGCACTGCCCTTCCTCCAACGGGCGGCTCGGCGCCGGCATCGCCCGCGTGTCGGAGATGCTGCGGCGCGGCGTGAACGTCGGCCTCGGCGTGGACGGCGCCGCCTCCTCCGAGCTGACGCCGCTGGCCGGCGAGATGCGGCAGGCGCTGCTGTTCCAGCGCGCCCGCTACGGGCCGGCGGCGCTGACCGCCCGCCAGGCGCTGGAGCTGGCCACCCTGGGCGGGGCGCGCAACCTCGGCAGGGGCGACGAGCTGGGCACGCTGGAGGCGGGCAAGCTCGCCGACATCGCCCTGTGGCGGGTGGACGGCCCGTACGCGGCGGCCGTCGCCGACCCGGTCTGCGCGCTGGTGTTCGGGCCCGCGCTGCCGCTGGCCAGGCTGCTGGTCGGCGGGCGGACCGTGGTGGCGGACGGCGAGCTGCGCACCACCCCGCAGGACGCGCTCGGCCGGGCCGGGGCCGAGGCGCGGCGCCGCCTCCTCCGCCTCGCCGGGGAGGTCTGA
- a CDS encoding EF-hand domain-containing protein, producing MTAELPQDRLEQLKSTFAAIDTDGDGYISESELRTHFPDLPAEALGALSQSADADQDGRYSLEEFIRTVS from the coding sequence GTGACGGCGGAACTCCCCCAGGACCGGCTGGAGCAGCTCAAGAGCACCTTCGCCGCGATCGACACCGACGGCGACGGCTACATCAGCGAGAGCGAGCTGCGCACGCACTTCCCGGACCTGCCGGCCGAGGCCCTCGGCGCGCTGAGCCAGAGCGCCGACGCCGACCAGGACGGCCGCTACTCCCTGGAGGAGTTCATCAGGACCGTCTCCTGA